The Silurus meridionalis isolate SWU-2019-XX chromosome 25, ASM1480568v1, whole genome shotgun sequence genomic interval GGCCCAGAAGCACATTCCTCTACTTCCGAGCCAGCTCAGCAAAGCTACCACGGCTGGCCAGGTACTTCTCCAACTTCACACACTCCATCCTGATTTAGTTTGCACCTCAGGCCATCGctctgaattgtgtgtgtgtgtgtgtgtgtgtgtgtgtgtttgaaggatGGCCTGCTTTTTCCGAGGCCGGGGGAAGGAGACTCGGAGAAAGGAGGAGGGTTAGGAGACGTGGACACTTCTCCATCCTGGCACTTTGACACAGAGTCCCCCATGAACAGCAACTCGGCACCGGTCAGCACCGCAACACACCTGCTAACACCACACACTTATTCGTTTTCTGTTTACGTCACTCCGGatgagtgtttttatttattagagcTGTGTTATGAAACAGCaatgatgtgctttttaaattagttgtttaaatgtggaataatGTGTCTGCATTAAAAGATGAGAactttataaagaaaattataacaaattattatattcacagactcagtaaaaaaaaaaactttgtgtaCACTTTAGAcataaatagatatttttttacattttagattctggagatttgtatttttataaattttttttaccctgtatattaacattttttgaatcttgaataaattttttatattttagtgtCTGTAGATGTAgatttataaaatttataatgaaataatgtaaaaatcaataaaaaaagaatacaagaCCCTTTAAATCGTGTCGGTAAATTAAGTATGGGACATGAGCCATCTTGATATTATTTGTGTCACATGACACCCAATACTAATCTTCGTCGTAATTTGCCGCTCTTGTACGAGTTTACGCATGTTTTAGGTTTAATATCACAATATCCTCTGCCATCACACACCCACAGGTCACGCCAAGTATGATCCCAGAAAGCATGTACCAAAGAGACACGCCATGCCACAGCCCAAAGTCGACGCTGCGCGTCAGCCTCAACTCGTGCCCGTCTCCCGATGGCGAGGATGCAGTCGACCTGGTGAGCGTGCCCTACGTTTCTCATTAAGTCCTACGTTTATTTTTATCCTAACATCCCTAACAAGGTTATCTCGCATCACATGGGCAGGACTCAAACTATCCGTGTAGCGTGGGGAGCCCATCGTCCCGTCTGCCTCCTCCCATCATCGGAGCTGAGGACGATGACTTCGACACCGAACAGGAGCAGGTGACgactttattctttatttcttgGGTAGAGGTTTTGAAGAAGTGATTTGATAGATTTCATTGCTTTATCTGTCACAGATGAACGGTCAGTGTAGCTGTTTTCAGACCATAGAGCTGTTGAAGTCTCGACCTGCTCATCTTGCAGCCTTCCTGCACCACGTGGTCTCTCAGTTCGACCCTGCACCTCTGgtacaaaataaaacacctttttatgacatttatggggctttttgtttttttttcttttttcaaattaaataataaatacggTTAATCTCACTCATCCCCAGCTGTGCTACCTCTATGCCGAGCTTTACAAGCAGAGCAACCCCAAAGAGACGCGGCGGATATTCGGGGAGCTTCACTCCACGTTCATGGACCGATCAGCGGTGAGCCGGTTGCAAACACATTCCCGCTAGGTGCAATCTCAGGCTGAAACGCACATCATGGTTAactttactttttcattttccACCCAGCAACTGAAAGTTACGGTGCCAGATTTAATCTCAGCTGACATGGGTAAGTGCACGCAGTTTCTGCCTCTGTTATTGTTCCGGGTTTAGGTTAGATTACGCAACTTGCACTCTTGGGTGTCGTGGCCGAACGCCGATATGAGTCATAGCAGGGCTTTGCGGGGGATTCTGATTAGACGGAAGGTGGTTGTAGGTTATTTTACTGGAGGTTCCAACTGTGAGACAAAGCGCAGATTTTTACACTgattatttgaaataattaaGTGTTTCGGCTTGTCAgtgtacagaaatgtaaatgtgtgtgtgtgtagatcgaTGGAAGCCTGATTTACTTCCAGAGGATATTCAAAGACAGCATGTGCAACAGATACAGGACATACTTCTACCTGACATCCAGAAACATCTGGAAGACTTCAGGTaatagccacacacacacactgttgtttCTAGACGTGGTAACTTGGTGGTCATTGGACTTTGGACttgaaggtcataagttcaaatcccagccacaccaaactgctgctcttgggcccctgagcaaggcctttaaccccacagctgctcagttgtttgaatgaaataaaatgaaaggcgctctgaataagggcgtctgcaaAGGCTGTTAATGTAaaggtcgaccgatagtggattttactgcCGATGGCCGATTAATTATCCGTTTATAATATAGATtcgctataaaaaaaacacataccccATCTAAAATAGtagacatttttttacaaaaaaaaaaaaaaatttctgaattatgaaaatgtgctatatgatatacatatatattaattgtattgataaatgttgaggaaaataaaagactcaCGGTCTCGCAttctccaaataaataaaaccagttacagcccaaattaataaataaggcagttcaaataaacagcatgtggcatcagtgattcgcctctagaggtctCGTACGGTTTAATGCAACCCGAAAAAACTATCATTTAATTCGATCtatatatgcatataatatataaatatatttgccGCAGCACAGAtgaattggtcgacctctagttgCTTCACACTGCAgcttgaagtaaaaaaaaaaagtgcattcatCATTGTTTGAACCCTATGAAGTAAGTATCAGCACACttgaatgttttaattaaaccgATTCCACTGTTGCTCATCTCATCCTCATATTGTCATGGGTAGAGAAGTTAAAAATGAATCGTATTAGTATGTAAGGAATCATGTGCACACgtgtagtttttcttttttttaattttaggcAGAAGCGCAGTATGGGCCTGACTCTGGCTGAAGCCGAGCTCAGCCGACTCGACACGGAGCGCGTGCGAGACCGCGTGGCCCTGGAGAGAGAGCGCTCCTGTTCGGAGCATATCATCTCCAAGATCAATGAAGTCTTGTAAGTGATCATGCATGAGCacacatctcaaacacacagaaaGACTCAGGGATGTTGTGTAAAGAGCCGGTTTAGCAACGATGAGTCTCCTCTGGTgcattcagaatgaaatcctgaAGTTTTCTCCTGTTTTTGATTGAAATATACATCATCTTTCAGAAGTACATACAGAAAAAATGTTGTACGGACAATTTTTATGAAACTTctctaatatatttaaaaataaaactgcaaattAAAACAACTATACATCTCTTCACTCAACTCTTTCCCCCCCGGGGCACATCCGAGGCCACGGCACTCTCGCGTGCCGAGCGCGACGGGAGCCGAACGTGTCGAACAGGAAAGTTTAAGGAGCAGATTAAGACAGCTTTCTCGTCTTTCACACGTGTCCTTTCAGAAGCCCGATAGCATCAGAAGACAGAAGCTTCCAAACCTACTgcggtttgtttgttttttgtgttttttttggacgAGACGCTTCGCCCTGGCTCTTGGCTCGGAAAGCGGTCCGACGACTCCTCCGGAAACGGATTATCATTGTCGTTTTCGAGTTAGCGACCGCTTGTCGTACAGTTCGCTCACGCAGACGCGAGGCACACAAATCCTGATCCGTTACTAAACAACAGGACCGTATTTAGTGACCTGAGTGAGGTCTTACACCCAGCAGAGGAATATTAGAGTAACAGACCGCACCacagatataaataaagatatgcAAAGCGACAGTAGGGGTCCAGTAATCGTCAGCCTTCCCGGAAAACCCTGTTCATAAACGTGTTCTTATTTTAGTGCAAAATCAAGAAGTAAAACTCTGATGCCTATGTGTGTTCGCTCTGTTCTCACAGGTTGACGCCATCGGCTACCGAGGAGGAGAAGTGGTAAGGGGAAATATCCTGACGCTTTACACTTGACATCATCGGCACACAAGGACAACTGCATGTTTTGTGCTGGTCTAATATTTACTAGTTACTATTTACTACTTTCCTTTTAATTTACGGCATTACACGTAGTACCGTGATCCACACCTCGTCCATATGGTGAACATGCTGGAgctgggtgggtgggtgggtgtgtgtgtgtgtgtgtgtgtgggcagatGGTAGAGGAGAGAGGAGGCTTGTGTTGCTCAGCAGAAGGTTGGAGGGAATATTGGTGCTGTTACCCAGCATGTGGCCAGGCGTTGCGTAATCACCACGACCTCCTTCACCCCACATGGCTAAATgagagcatttatttatttattttttcccttaaacTTCCCCAGCAACTGttagtcactttttttttaacgtttgACATTAGCGCCCCCTGGTGGTCAGAAATTACAAGACTAGATTCAAGGGCGGAAGAGTacttaaatgaattaaaacaaaatatattttgtttagtgGAATGGTGCTACAATCTCGTCAGTAAATGTTCGATAAGGAGTCTGTCTGGATACAGTGGAATGCTTGCCAGACAGCTAAACTTAGAGCGAAAATGATCGTTTTGGGATTTTTAAACATGCTAGCATGAGTGTTTTCCGTTGCGGTACTTCCCCCTCGATTTCGTACCCGGCAGGGGTTAACATTTGAGCTGTAAAACTTGCAGTCTCCGAAAGGAGTGTCAGTCTCTGGAAATTCCCCAATTAGAGTTTTGCActgaatatgtataaaaagtgtGAACACATTGACTTCAatgtatttaattcaatttatctGAACGTTATTAATTCTCCGAGATTTTTAATGTAACCATAAGTATGATGCAAAATTTTATAGGcactttgttaaataaaaaaaaaataataataatcgtatGTGCAGCAAATCCGATACGCTTATTGTTGACGAGTTCGATTTGTTTCAGTACGGCCATGCAGTTCGTCATCCAGGCCTACATGAAGCACCTCGGGGTCAAGGTGAAGGAATCTCGGGGCTTCGAGCCCAAGCCCAAGCTAATAAACCTTCTCCCTAAAATCAAGGTAagtgtttgttctttcttttgcgCTACACTTCAGCATTAACCCCCTGAAGATATTTCCATTTACTACTTTTACCTTGAGCAGAAGACGATAAAACCGGAGAAGGACGGAAGCGTTGAGGAGAAGCTGAAGAAATCCCGCTTCCAGATCATCCGCGGCCATAACAAAAGGCCCAGCAGGACAGACGTCTCCTCAAGTAAGGAGGAATGCCAGTCAGCAATGAGATGTGTAATAGCATGTACTGGCTGTTACACAAGCCAAATGTTATTAGTTGATAGAAATTTTTGAACGATGGCCTGTTGGTGTGCACACAGTTACCAAGGCTCTAGAGCAGAGCAAGCAGCGGACACAAAAGCAGCCGTCGCAGATCTCACTAGGCACGACCGATCCGCCCGAAACACCTTCAGCAGGCCGGACACGGAGCAGTCAGTCCAGCGAAGGGCCGGACGGCAGCACGAGCGCCGTCAGCTCCCCTCCTTTCAGCGCTTCCCCCTCACAGAGCTCCGACAGCACAACCAGAGAGTCAGAATCAGGTGAGGGGTTGATCGCTCACATTGTTCTGCAGTGTTTCAATTATTGCTTTAGGCGTCTtcatcctgtttttttattcaggtgCTACTCCGTCATCAGCATTACCCAGGCTCGGAGAGGTCGGCCCTCAGGGTGAAGGACCGGACTCCTCTACGTCAGTCACGCACTTCGACTTCACCTGTCCTCTGGACCATCTCCAACAGGAGGAGCCTGAAATGGACAGGTGGACTGTACAATTTGCATCTACgagtgtataaataatatagacAATATATATCATGAGTACATATTAGGCACTTATCttctacattcttttatacaaatttaaatgAACCGAATTGAATAGAACAGGACAGATGTGTGAACCTCTTCATAAATGCAGGGTTATTATTTTCGAAAAGAAAAGCTTGCCGCTGTTGCTCATCTGCTCCGGAGACccatagtaaataaataaaagagtggTCAGTACACACTGCCGCACTCCGATTTCGCTCTTTCGCCAAGACTCCGCCTGCCATTTCCGAATGGTACTCGGTAGTGGTGACCCCGAATAGTCTATGCTTCGATCGGAGGCTGATTTGACTTCACGGAAGAGTTATGGGACATTAGGACATGTTGAGAGAGCTGGAGAGAAAAATGGACATGGGGAAATGCAGTAACCTCATTCTACTTGTCTTTACGTACACAGAAATCCCGATGGAGGAACGCCACGGCCGCTCAGAAGGTGGGCTTTCTCAGCTccttagtattattattagtagtagtagtaatagtagagGTATGTAAAAATCACTTGATTCCAATTTGTAGGATGGAGCTGTTGAGCTCGGGAGAGGTGCAGAGCGAGGACGATCAGGCGTTTGAGGTGGAGCCGGAGCAGGACCCTCCTCACTGGCAGACGTTGGTGAGCACAGACGTCCTCGCGCTCCTGCCGCAACATGAGATCAAAAGGCAGGAAGTGATCAATGGTGAGGAATCGCACGAGCGTTCAGACATGTTAGTCGTCGGGTGCTACAAAATCACAAATTCCACTTGCGTGTTTTACGAGGTGGTTTTAAAACGTTTCGAGACTAGCACGCCACAGGTCCGGTCGCTTTTGCCGAATGTCCTCTCTTAGACGTCCTGGCTGTGGAACTTGCTATTGACGGTCTGTCCCTCCCACATATAcctatgaaggtcggtgctccctgtggctgtgcgtgcagcctcgtgctgccctCTGTTGGCGTGCTACAGaactagtctcgaaacgttTCGATGCCACCTTGGTATGTTTCTCACTCATCTCTCCTGCTCGGCTGTGCAGAACTGTTCTACACGGAGCGCGCTCACCTGCGCACGCTGAAGGTCCTGGACAACGTCTTTTACCAGAGGATGAGCCGAGAGACTATACTGCCCCCTGCAGACATCAAAAACATTTTCGCCAACCTGGAAGAGATCGTCCAGCTACACGGTAtcgaaaaataaacacagagcCTCACAATAACGCAGttttatcattataataaagACGATGACTGATATTTatacgtttcttttttttttgcttttagtgTCTATAACAGAGCAAATGACGGCCATTCGGAAGAAGAACGAGACGACAGTCGTGGACCTCATAGGAGACGATTTGCTGTCCTGGGTGAGGAAAGAAATgcaccttctctctttcttctatctaaattataaaaaaaatatagatttcGCTGACCATTTCCTGCATGTAGTTCAGCGGAACGGAAGAAGATAAGATCAAGCGGGCAGTAGGAACCTTCTGCAGTAACCAGCCCTTTGCTCTGGAGCTTATCAAGAGCAAGCAGAAGAAGGATCAACGATTTGCTGCCTTTGTGCAGGTCAGACTTGAACCTTAACGAAAACCTGTCGATTTTTAAGCGTAATGCCGTCGTAATCAAGCTCGTTTTGTCTTCCCTGAGACAGGATGCCGAGAGCAATCGGCAATGTCGAAGGCTCCAGCTGAAGGACATGATCCCGGTGGAGATGCAGAGACTCACCAAATACCCGCTTCTGCTCGAGAACATCGCGAAATACACCGGTAGCAAACCCTCCTCATTCCTCCCCATCCTTTCCTGACTTTTAACCCCCTTGCCAATGATCCTAAATAACGTGTGTCTGTTTCGTTGTCAGACGACATCGAAGAGAAAAGCAAAGTGAAACGAGCCTGCGAATGCTGCCGGCAGATCCTCAACCACGTCAACCAGGAAGTCAAAGAAGCTGAAAACAAACAGGTGAGCAGACCACAGCAAGGCTTCAcgccttatatatatatatgtatgtatgtatgtatgtgtgtgtatatatatatatatatatatatatatatatatatatatatatgtattcatttgccacataacatttgtttagctgattttcccggtctctcgcagAGAGCACCATAGACGataaaacttatagggaattgtttttatggagttttatgttgacataatgaaatttattaataaaattaaagttatacattataaaaggaagtaaaaatgttaatacagtactgtatgcaTAACAGTATTTTTGGGGTGGTGGTTTCGGAGCGTAATCACCGCGATAAACAGgattactgtatgtatgtgtgtatatcaaTATGTTTTTCCATGTTTTAGAGGTTAGAAGACTACCAAAGAAGACTGGACCTGTCATCACTGAAGCAGAGCGAGTACCCTATGATTGCAGAGTTTAAGGTAAACATGGACCCCTCACTGTTGTTCTACAGTCACATGGCCTGTAGTGAAAGTATATTAGAAAAGTCTCCCTTTTCTGTAGAACCTCAACTTGACCAAACGGAAAATGGTGCACGAGGGACCACTTTCTTGGAAAGTGAATAAAGACAAGACTATTGGTAAGGAGTGGAGAAAGCATTAGTGTTAGAAaaaagggttttttatttttattttttcacttttacatctatatttgtgtatattactGGCCcagatttatttgtgtgtgtgtgtgggggaggaTGGGAGGATAAAGactatctaaaaataaaaaataacacactGCCGCTTTAACATAAAAGTATATAACAGTTAAAAAAACCTCATAATATGCTTTGTCCTAACAAGCATGTATTGTGTTGCTCAGAGCTCTACACGCTCCTGCTAGAGGACATCCTGGTGCTGCTCCAGAGGCAGGATGAAAAGCTGATCCTGAAGTGCCACAGTAAGAATCTGGCAGGCACGGCCGAGACAAAACACATCTTCAGCCCGATCATCAAGCTCAGCACCGTCCTGGTGCGCTCTGTAGCAACAGGTATGCtcaaacaggaaatgaaaatgaacaagagaacaaaagagtCTGTATTAACTGTGCGTTTATGATGCCGTTTACAGACAACAAAGCGTTCTTCGTAGTGTCCATGTCGGATTACGGGGCACAGATCTATGAGCTGATGGCGCAGACCGTGTCCGAGCAGAAGACGTAAGTTTGGTCCTTCCATGGGAATGAAGTGCAAAGCCAGATACATCTGATACATGGATAACCCTCAAGAAACCAATATTGTTCATTGGGGGAAATTTGGATGTTCTTTAAACCTGTGATAAGAACCATATTGTGATTACACCAGTTTGGGAGACGaaactattatatataaataaataaaaaacctttacatttaattatatttaaattctcTATTATATAACAGACTAATAAAAATTTACAAACTGGACCCATGGCTTTACCAGAATCCAAATTTTGATGATGTCATGTGCAATATAAGCAATAAAATTCAATGCATTTAGCAGTTTCAAAAAGACACAAGATTCAGGATCAGTGAATTTTGACTgaaaatttgtctttttttaacctagtgttgtttttgtttttttatgtttctgttgTCCAGGTGGCACGACCTCATCGGGCAAAGGGCAGATTGTATGAAGAGCCTGCCTCAGAACGAGTGAGTTCCATTACCCCAACCATTCTTTTTTACCTGGAAAACAAGTAACACTGGCAGTTGCCTTCTTTTGTTCGCGTACGGTCATCGCTTTAAATCAGATGGCTAATTACATGTCCGACTGGTTTGCAGCCCGGAGCGGGAAGCTGACGACGAGATGAACACTGGTATGCCGAAACTGAACAAAGATCCAGATCGCATCTCTACTGGAAGCGTCCAGTCCCCAGGTACCTGATTGATGAGGCTGTAAttacgaatgaatgaatgttcgGAATGCATTATTCATTAATCGTTGTTAGAATATGGCCTACAATATGCAAATGAGTGCTGTAAAAAATGAAAGGGCCATATTTATGAATTACCCACTgagatttttaattaaaatggccaagatgtgttttttttatttttattaaatgttctgTAAAACTTGAGAACTGCAAACCACACACTTGATCCACTATTTGGGAAGAGTGCTTTCACccccatatatatattgtgGCTTGTGACAAttgtatttggtttgttgtccATGTGAATATGATCCATATAAACTATAACAAATTGTATTCAGATGAATGCAGGACCCAGCTCAAGCTGATCAGTTTTTGTTTGTAGATTCGTtttcaaaatgctttttttggCCTAGAAAAAGATGCTACTTCAGAGATCATCCAGCTCCCTGCAGCAGGAAGCAACCCATTTGACACCAAGTcagatgatgaggaagaggcAGAGGAAGAGGTTGAGCGCTCAAACTCGCTGCAGgttcaggaggaggaggaggaggcctTCCTAGACACGGAGCTTGCCGAAAGACTCCCGTTCTTGAAGCAGGGCTCGAGGCACGCCATCGCTGTAGAAGATCTGCCTCCGCTAATGGCGGACGAGGCGCTTCGAACCTGTGAGTTCAGTCTGTTTCTCAGTCTGATGCCAAATTCCACACTGAGGAACTGCGGTGGTGATGCACAAAATAATCCTTTATTGTATCTAGTACCTCTGGATACAGTAGTACTGCTGTTCATTGTGCCTTGTGTTTACGTCTAGCGCCACCTTATGTACTCCATACTCTGGAAAATTCAGCACTGGTCCttatgttgatttttttcatgctgctcTGTTTGAAAGCGTTTTAAGCCGCTGTTAATTACCTCTAATCGTCTCTCCCTCAGTGGCTACTCTGAGACAGCTCCTGATTAACCACATGGACGGTCAGGAGGATGTGGACAGGGAGAGGGCGGAGACTCAGCTGCCTGAATTGAGGGAAGGATCTTTGCAAGGCCCGGAGGAAAACGCTGCCCCCAGTAGCTCAGTGGAGAACGGCGCGGAGAGAACGGAGACGGCACACGCCAGGACGGAGAACCGCCACGAGCTGCCTTCAGGAGATACAGGCTTCTTCGAAACCTCAGAGGACTTTGGTGAGGAGATCAGTTACCCCCCCAGAACTAAAAGTCAAAGCCTAGCGTAGCATTTTTAAATATCTCTCTTCTTTCCCTGCCTCCCTCCGGCAGTAGGTAGTTACATGGTGCTGGAGGGTTACGGCGGTTCTGGCGAGAGCAGCACTGATGACGACGGGCAGCTCTGCAGCACCGAGCGCACAGCAGCAGGAGACTCTGGCATCGACCTGAAGAAGCTCCTGTCCTCGACTTCCTCTGAGAGCAAAGGGCCCAACTTTAGCAGACAGATCATGACCCACTTGCGCCTGCTTCAGGCCAACCTCCAGCAGCTGAAGGTAATCCtaactaaaaaaaatctacattatatttttagatCTCATAGTGATCAGATAAAAAGtaccttttctttattaaagagcaataacaaatgtacaagagaaaataagacgggtctctttctttttgtttttttagaaagataaaaaattttattgctaaaattacaatatcatctgtggaaaactaaacctatttaagttgccatattacatcataaaaaaaaaatcataaataagataatgaATTTTAAATGACTTTTACGTCCCATTCAACAATGTTCAGTGTTCAACATGTTTGTTTGGTTCTGCACAAAAGCTAACAGCTAATGGAAATCCGGCTcgatttaaaataataagaatgcTATAGATAAAAATAGTATTGAATGAAAGCATTTGTCGATTTATTTAGGCTCGTATTTCCTTTTACTGTAAACATCCTCCACCTCTCTGTTTTCCGGACTCTCCGACGCTGGAGCTCACTCCGATCGGCAGGTCCATGATGAGGCAAACACTATTTCCATCAAAACCTTGATTTAAATGAAACTCTCTAAGGTTGAAAAACACGATCCTTCAATTCAATTACTAATGCAAAAAGATCCTGAagcttgtggccagaaaagtgtaataaaaaCTACACTTGAAATATTCACGGGTGTCTCCAAAAACGAATTCTACTACTACTTCGTTCCACTGCATAGCAGCTCAGAACACCACATCTCTCTGGGCGTATTAATCGCATTTGATTCTTTGCCGGACTTTTCTTGACAGGATACAACTTAATTGTCATTGCACATGTTACAGTAAAAGGCAACGAATTACAGTTAGCATCGaaccagaagtgcattggtagcagggtaaaatatttacatatgtacaggtt includes:
- the arhgef12b gene encoding rho guanine nucleotide exchange factor 12 isoform X1, with amino-acid sequence MSSSQFTVADRFPKKPTRPGSIINKDHPPDKKPKSEKVSAPPTHDFDPTELPVQSVERRPESCGLVQRCVIIQKDENGFGLTVSGDNPVFVQLVKEDGAAMRAGVQTGDRIIKVNGTLVTHSNHVEVVKLIKSGSYVALTVLGRPPGLPQIPLSEGEGDGDTLSSLSSPYSPGPTVAERSSSSSTSPSERITSPLPAWAMKEEYSRNPTARLLKDIQEAQKHIPLLPSQLSKATTAGQDGLLFPRPGEGDSEKGGGLGDVDTSPSWHFDTESPMNSNSAPVTPSMIPESMYQRDTPCHSPKSTLRVSLNSCPSPDGEDAVDLDSNYPCSVGSPSSRLPPPIIGAEDDDFDTEQEQMNGQCSCFQTIELLKSRPAHLAAFLHHVVSQFDPAPLLCYLYAELYKQSNPKETRRIFGELHSTFMDRSAQLKVTVPDLISADMDRWKPDLLPEDIQRQHVQQIQDILLPDIQKHLEDFRQKRSMGLTLAEAELSRLDTERVRDRVALERERSCSEHIISKINEVLLTPSATEEEKCTAMQFVIQAYMKHLGVKVKESRGFEPKPKLINLLPKIKKTIKPEKDGSVEEKLKKSRFQIIRGHNKRPSRTDVSSITKALEQSKQRTQKQPSQISLGTTDPPETPSAGRTRSSQSSEGPDGSTSAVSSPPFSASPSQSSDSTTRESESGATPSSALPRLGEVGPQGEGPDSSTSVTHFDFTCPLDHLQQEEPEMDRNPDGGTPRPLRRMELLSSGEVQSEDDQAFEVEPEQDPPHWQTLVSTDVLALLPQHEIKRQEVINELFYTERAHLRTLKVLDNVFYQRMSRETILPPADIKNIFANLEEIVQLHVSITEQMTAIRKKNETTVVDLIGDDLLSWFSGTEEDKIKRAVGTFCSNQPFALELIKSKQKKDQRFAAFVQDAESNRQCRRLQLKDMIPVEMQRLTKYPLLLENIAKYTDDIEEKSKVKRACECCRQILNHVNQEVKEAENKQRLEDYQRRLDLSSLKQSEYPMIAEFKNLNLTKRKMVHEGPLSWKVNKDKTIELYTLLLEDILVLLQRQDEKLILKCHSKNLAGTAETKHIFSPIIKLSTVLVRSVATDNKAFFVVSMSDYGAQIYELMAQTVSEQKTWHDLIGQRADCMKSLPQNDPEREADDEMNTGMPKLNKDPDRISTGSVQSPEKDATSEIIQLPAAGSNPFDTKSDDEEEAEEEVERSNSLQVQEEEEEAFLDTELAERLPFLKQGSRHAIAVEDLPPLMADEALRTLATLRQLLINHMDGQEDVDRERAETQLPELREGSLQGPEENAAPSSSVENGAERTETAHARTENRHELPSGDTGFFETSEDFVGSYMVLEGYGGSGESSTDDDGQLCSTERTAAGDSGIDLKKLLSSTSSESKGPNFSRQIMTHLRLLQANLQQLKDVESKYNQLCQRHSEQPATESEENKDKS
- the arhgef12b gene encoding rho guanine nucleotide exchange factor 12 isoform X2 encodes the protein MSSSQFTVADRFPKKPTRPGSIINKDHPPDKKPKSEKVSAPPTHDFDPTELPVQSVERRPESCGLVQRCVIIQKDENGFGLTVSGDNPVFVQLVKEDGAAMRAGVQTGDRIIKVNGTLVTHSNHVEVVKLIKSGSYVALTVLGRPPGLPQIPLSEGEGDGDTLSSLSSPYSPGPTVAERSSSSSTSPSERITSPLPAWAMKEEYSRNPTARLLKDIQEAQKHIPLLPSQLSKATTAGQDGLLFPRPGEGDSEKGGGLGDVDTSPSWHFDTESPMNSNSAPVTPSMIPESMYQRDTPCHSPKSTLRVSLNSCPSPDGEDAVDLDSNYPCSVGSPSSRLPPPIIGAEDDDFDTEQEQMNGQCSCFQTIELLKSRPAHLAAFLHHVVSQFDPAPLLCYLYAELYKQSNPKETRRIFGELHSTFMDRSAQLKVTVPDLISADMDRWKPDLLPEDIQRQHVQQIQDILLPDIQKHLEDFRQKRSMGLTLAEAELSRLDTERVRDRVALERERSCSEHIISKINEVLLTPSATEEEKCTAMQFVIQAYMKHLGVKVKESRGFEPKPKLINLLPKIKKTIKPEKDGSVEEKLKKSRFQIIRGHNKRPSRTDVSSITKALEQSKQRTQKQPSQISLGTTDPPETPSAGRTRSSQSSEGPDGSTSAVSSPPFSASPSQSSDSTTRESESGATPSSALPRLGEVGPQGEGPDSSTSVTHFDFTCPLDHLQQEEPEMDRNPDGGTPRPLRRMELLSSGEVQSEDDQAFEVEPEQDPPHWQTLVSTDVLALLPQHEIKRQEVINELFYTERAHLRTLKVLDNVFYQRMSRETILPPADIKNIFANLEEIVQLHVSITEQMTAIRKKNETTVVDLIGDDLLSWFSGTEEDKIKRAVGTFCSNQPFALELIKSKQKKDQRFAAFVQDAESNRQCRRLQLKDMIPVEMQRLTKYPLLLENIAKYTDDIEEKSKVKRACECCRQILNHVNQEVKEAENKQRLEDYQRRLDLSSLKQSEYPMIAEFKNLNLTKRKMVHEGPLSWKVNKDKTIELYTLLLEDILVLLQRQDEKLILKCHSKNLAGTAETKHIFSPIIKLSTVLVRSVATDNKAFFVVSMSDYGAQIYELMAQTVSEQKTWHDLIGQRADCMKSLPQNDPEREADDEMNTGMPKLNKDPDRISTGSVQSPEKDATSEIIQLPAAGSNPFDTKSDDEEEAEEEVERSNSLQVQEEEEEAFLDTELAERLPFLKQGSRHAIAVEDLPPLMADEALRTLATLRQLLINHMDGQEDVDRERAETQLPELREGSLQGPEENAAPSSSVENGAERTETAHARTENRHELPSGDTGFFETSEDFGSYMVLEGYGGSGESSTDDDGQLCSTERTAAGDSGIDLKKLLSSTSSESKGPNFSRQIMTHLRLLQANLQQLKDVESKYNQLCQRHSEQPATESEENKDKS